The genomic interval ATGGATGCTCAACAAATGCAGCCAACCAGGCTGTCAGCGCTTGTTTTGTCCGTCCTTGCGCCTCTTCCACAGGTCCCAGCCATTCCCCTAGCCCTGCTTTTGATCCTTTCAGTTTTATGCCGTGTTCACCGACTTCAATAGCCTCAGCCACGAGGCGCAACTCTCGCAAGCGGCGGGCTACCTCCAGAGTCTCTTCGGCAGTGGTCAGATGCTTTTTGGCGTATTTCACCGCATCTACTGCTTGCTTGAGATCGCACAGTTTGAGGGCATAACGCAGATGACGTTCTTCTTTCTTGCACAGGGCAAGATATTCTTCGGTGCGTCCCTGCCGATCCAGCACGTTCAATTTGGCTTCAGTGAGATCATCGATGCCCGACATAATAGGAAGACCCCATTTACTGAACTCATCGTCGTCTTCCTCGTCCCAATCCTTGTCTTCATCCCAATCATCCGGTTCTTCGTCCTCATCAAATTTTGAGGCTATTCTTCGAACAGGTTCCATCTTTTTAGGGACATCTCCCCATCCATACTTCGCGGCTTGAACGGCAGTATCCAAGTTGCCTTCCATCCCATAATCGCCGGCGTAATCGATCAACTTCTCCAGCCTGCGGACCAGCCTGTCGCGTTCGACTTGGCTGAGTTCCATGCTCAAAATGGCTTCAGCCAACGACGGGCCCAGATCGCCCACAAAACCGCCCAATTCGCCGTCCGAGTCGTCAATATATTCAATACCTCGGCTGGACTCCTCAAGCAATACAAGCAGAATTTCATGCGCCGTCTCGGCGTCCCCAGCATCCAGGAATTTCATGGCGGATTCCTGCACTTCGCGCAATTGATTCGCCAGTCCGCCCACATGCCAGTACGCTTCCGACATTCTCATGCCATCCAAGCTGTGGGCGATGCTGAGAATACGGCGGCGATAGACTTCGATATCCACTTTTTTCCTGCGCTTCTTTTTGGATTTCGAAGGGACAGCTGTTATGGCTTCGATCCGATCATACAGGTCGGGCTGTTCTTGGATCATTTTGGTTAATATCGCGGTGAGATCGTCACGATCCAGATCGGCTAGAAGTTCCTCAGGCGCTTTGCGCATGGTGAATGATTTTGGATGATGCAAGTAGGCGAGCAACAGGGCAACGATGTGTTTGCAGTAGCCGCCATATTCGTAGAGGCACGTACAGGATGCATCGGCAATGCCCGCCTCATCCAGTTCCGCTTGCGCCCGATAATAGGGCGAATATGTGCCAGCGCATTCGCCGCTCAACACCGTGTCTTGAATGGCGGTATTCGAGATCGCGCCTTCCTCAAAATATTCCTTGCCGCGCCGAAAACTTTCCGGGCTGGCTCCCGCGCGAATTATGCTTTCCGTGATTTTAGGTACTTTCATCTTTGCCTTTATCAGCTATTAGTGAGGATTGTATCTTGCGCCTGTTGCGTCATTTAATCTATAAGACATGAAATAATTATGCCAGTGACGTTTTCATCTCCAGCGCTGACTTCAACACCTCCGGTAACTCGCCGGAATACGTCAACACCAATCGTTGACCTGCCCTTGTTGTTGCCATATAGAGTTTGCGGGTATTGTCGCGGATCAGCCCTTCCCGCTCTCCGTCTGAAAGCCGCAGGGATTGCTCCTGTTCAAATAACAAGCGTAAACCAACCAGAAAAACAATCGGGCTTTCCAATCCCGCGCCGGCATTGATGGTGGTCACCCGCACATAATCGCCGGGATAATTATCCTTCGGGTCCAACGCGGCGTTTTTCCCGAGTCGGTCATCAATTGCCTGAATAAGATTGTTCACGCCCCATCCATCGCCGTGCAGTAAAAGCATTTGTTTCTTTGGAAATCCCTGCTTCACGAGACTCTGTACTTCGTTAGCGACGCGCGCAATCTCATCTTGAGGGCTAGTGAGGCTGATGATTTGCGGGAACTTTCCATTGGGCATATTGAGCAAATCTGGAGCAAGAATATCATCGTCTTTTTCCTCCGCCAGGCGCAGGCGATACAGCAGGGTGGCAAACTGCAAGATCTCACGCGTCGTGCGATAACTGCGACGTAGATGATGAGTATGCCCGCGCGCTTCCAGTCCAAGCGATTTCCACGAAGCGCCGCGCCCTAAAAATCCCTGCGTCGGATCCGCCACGACGAAAAGATGTCCATTTTGTGGATTAAGCGATTTCTGGATCAAGCGCATCCACAATGGCGCAAAGAACTGGGCTTCATCAATGAGGACGATATCGTACTCTGGCAATTGCACCCGACCGCTTTCAGAGAATTGCCAAAGGAGTTGGGGGATGTCGCCCCAATCCAATGCGCCTCTTTTCTTCAGGGATGCCTGATACTCCTGCGCTGCATCGAACACCTGCTGACGCTGTTCCGCGTTCAATGGAAACCCGCGCCCGCGGCGGTCGGCGTTGAGATATTCCTCGCGGGAG from Candidatus Defluviilinea gracilis carries:
- a CDS encoding SWIM zinc finger family protein, which gives rise to MKVPKITESIIRAGASPESFRRGKEYFEEGAISNTAIQDTVLSGECAGTYSPYYRAQAELDEAGIADASCTCLYEYGGYCKHIVALLLAYLHHPKSFTMRKAPEELLADLDRDDLTAILTKMIQEQPDLYDRIEAITAVPSKSKKKRRKKVDIEVYRRRILSIAHSLDGMRMSEAYWHVGGLANQLREVQESAMKFLDAGDAETAHEILLVLLEESSRGIEYIDDSDGELGGFVGDLGPSLAEAILSMELSQVERDRLVRRLEKLIDYAGDYGMEGNLDTAVQAAKYGWGDVPKKMEPVRRIASKFDEDEEPDDWDEDKDWDEEDDDEFSKWGLPIMSGIDDLTEAKLNVLDRQGRTEEYLALCKKEERHLRYALKLCDLKQAVDAVKYAKKHLTTAEETLEVARRLRELRLVAEAIEVGEHGIKLKGSKAGLGEWLGPVEEAQGRTKQALTAWLAAFVEHPSLETYKTIKRLAGSGWRSLRPEAMAKLRKSYDKQVLAEVHLLEEEWDEAIQVAEGRDVWYPVVETVADGVMQHRPEWVAKISLKHAERLMSEAKSKNYPIATAWLKRVKQAYKLLRKTDEWKDYLEETRGKYKRRPALQNQLTRL